From Bacteroidota bacterium, the proteins below share one genomic window:
- a CDS encoding DUF47 family protein has translation MALFKSSKSVIRDIEEYIDKIDQGGLLFKKGIVDYLDEREKSFQDVLLSIRKEEGKADTLRRKIENELYLHSLLPEHRGDLMRLLEKMDDIMDLMKENLYQFDVEEPTVPEEIHDDFKRLADLSISAVEELLPAVRVYFTDPKAVKDRLHRVYFYEKETDKLALEIKRSIFKKIPNLRQSQKIHLRYFTLHIENVSDAAEVVADILTIMAIKRIQ, from the coding sequence ATGGCATTATTTAAAAGCTCAAAATCAGTAATACGCGACATAGAAGAATACATAGACAAGATTGATCAGGGAGGACTCCTGTTCAAGAAAGGAATTGTTGATTATCTCGATGAAAGGGAAAAATCCTTTCAGGATGTACTTTTATCTATAAGAAAAGAGGAAGGTAAAGCAGATACTCTCAGGAGAAAAATTGAAAACGAACTATACCTGCACTCTCTACTTCCTGAACACCGGGGAGACCTGATGCGTCTGTTAGAAAAGATGGACGATATTATGGATTTGATGAAAGAGAATCTTTATCAATTCGATGTTGAAGAACCAACTGTTCCGGAAGAAATTCACGATGACTTCAAAAGGTTGGCTGATTTATCAATATCGGCAGTTGAAGAATTACTACCGGCTGTTAGAGTATACTTCACTGATCCAAAAGCCGTAAAAGACAGATTACACAGAGTATACTTTTATGAAAAAGAAACTGACAAACTGGCTTTAGAAATAAAAAGATCAATATTCAAGAAAATACCCAACCTACGACAAAGTCAAAAAATACATTTAAGATACTTCACTTTACACATAGAGAACGTATCTGATGCAGCAGAAGTTGTAGCAGATATTCTTACAATTATGGCGATAAAACGAATTCAATAA
- a CDS encoding carboxypeptidase-like regulatory domain-containing protein codes for MKNMYKFLLLVAMLTISGSTFAQEIYKGKVTDVETGEPIPNVDIRFVGSKFEAVSTADGTFSIERTGDTYTLNFFHEDYDVKQFNTRDHTGDINIQLMSNVRFNQYGQKVSRQELTSESREGFIAFESEDRNYKLWFDNRIYLDGAHYFDNYDHSKTQEQNLEEGRLDVPGQLLKLRRMRFAIKARVGDNWYGEIDFDFDGNMVDIKD; via the coding sequence ATGAAAAACATGTACAAATTCCTGTTACTTGTTGCAATGCTAACAATATCAGGATCGACATTTGCCCAGGAAATATACAAGGGTAAAGTTACAGATGTCGAAACAGGGGAACCAATTCCAAACGTAGATATACGTTTTGTAGGATCTAAATTTGAGGCAGTATCTACAGCAGACGGAACCTTCTCTATTGAGAGAACAGGAGACACCTACACATTAAACTTCTTTCACGAAGACTATGATGTTAAACAATTTAATACACGCGATCATACAGGTGACATTAACATCCAATTGATGTCAAACGTACGTTTCAATCAATACGGACAAAAAGTAAGTCGTCAGGAACTGACTTCGGAATCCAGAGAAGGCTTTATTGCTTTCGAATCTGAAGACAGAAATTATAAACTGTGGTTCGACAACCGTATTTACCTTGATGGAGCACATTATTTCGATAATTACGATCACAGTAAAACACAAGAACAAAACTTAGAGGAAGGAAGATTAGATGTACCGGGTCAACTCTTAAAACTTAGAAGAATGCGTTTTGCCATTAAAGCAAGAGTAGGCGATAACTGGTATGGAGAAATTGATTTCGATTTCGACGGAAACATGGTTGATATTAAAGATG
- a CDS encoding inorganic phosphate transporter, whose amino-acid sequence MILLFLSSGLFLGWSLGANDAANIFGSAVGTKMVKFRTAAIIASIFVIMGAVIQGSGAAHTLGKLGQVNALAGSFTVALSAAITVLFMTKYRLPVSTSQAIVGAIIGWNFYTGNPTDHNSLTKIVSTWIFAPILGGIFAVILYQLQKVVIERSKIHLIKLDSFLRTGLLIVGAFGAYSLGANNIANVMGVFIDAAPTGDLTFGFLKLTGIQQLFLLGASSIAIGIITYSKKIMSTVGNKLFALSTEAALVVVLAHSLVLFVFSSQGLSDAVQSIGLPAIPLVPVSSSQAIIGAILGIGLLKGGKEIKLDVMGGIAIGWITTPIAAGVITFFSLFFMEHVFVLQVQDTETKIELSQSNDIKTAQGDKDYKTVQAKN is encoded by the coding sequence ATGATATTATTATTTCTATCAAGTGGATTGTTTTTAGGATGGTCGTTAGGAGCCAATGATGCTGCAAATATCTTTGGTTCTGCAGTTGGAACTAAAATGGTAAAGTTCAGAACAGCGGCAATAATAGCTTCAATATTTGTAATTATGGGTGCTGTAATCCAAGGTAGCGGAGCAGCTCATACACTTGGAAAACTAGGTCAGGTAAATGCCTTGGCAGGTTCCTTTACGGTAGCTCTATCTGCTGCTATTACAGTATTGTTTATGACTAAATACAGACTGCCTGTATCAACATCTCAAGCTATTGTTGGAGCAATTATTGGCTGGAACTTCTATACCGGGAACCCTACAGATCACAACTCTTTAACAAAAATTGTTTCCACATGGATATTCGCTCCAATTTTAGGAGGGATCTTTGCAGTAATCCTGTATCAACTTCAAAAGGTTGTAATAGAAAGATCTAAAATACATTTAATAAAACTTGACTCTTTTTTGAGAACGGGGTTATTGATTGTAGGAGCATTTGGAGCCTATAGTTTGGGTGCCAACAATATTGCAAACGTTATGGGTGTATTTATCGATGCCGCCCCTACCGGTGATTTAACTTTTGGATTTCTAAAATTAACAGGAATCCAACAGCTGTTTCTACTGGGAGCTTCATCAATCGCAATCGGTATAATTACATATTCCAAAAAGATAATGTCGACCGTAGGCAATAAACTATTTGCTTTGTCAACAGAAGCAGCATTAGTAGTTGTACTTGCTCACTCATTGGTGTTATTCGTCTTTTCATCACAGGGACTTTCAGATGCTGTACAAAGTATAGGATTACCTGCAATTCCATTGGTGCCGGTGTCCAGTTCACAGGCAATTATCGGAGCAATTTTAGGCATAGGACTACTAAAAGGAGGAAAGGAAATAAAACTGGATGTGATGGGAGGAATTGCTATTGGATGGATTACAACACCAATTGCGGCAGGAGTTATAACCTTCTTCTCTTTATTCTTTATGGAACACGTATTCGTGTTGCAGGTTCAGGACACAGAAACAAAAATAGAACTGTCACAAAGCAACGACATTAAAACAGCCCAAGGCGATAAAGATTACAAAACAGTCCAGGCTAAAAATTAA